A stretch of Methylogaea oryzae DNA encodes these proteins:
- the trxA gene encoding thioredoxin TrxA, producing MSETIVHVNDDNFEDAVLKASGPVLVDYWAEWCGPCKMIAPVLDEIAKDYEGRLTVAKLNIDENPNTPGRYGVRGIPTLMLFKNGEVDATKVGAMSKSQLAAFIDSNL from the coding sequence GTGAGTGAAACTATCGTTCACGTAAACGACGACAATTTCGAAGACGCCGTGCTCAAAGCCAGCGGTCCGGTACTGGTGGACTATTGGGCTGAATGGTGCGGCCCGTGCAAAATGATCGCGCCGGTCCTGGACGAAATCGCCAAGGACTACGAAGGCCGCTTGACCGTGGCCAAGCTCAACATCGACGAAAACCCCAACACGCCCGGCCGTTACGGCGTACGCGGCATCCCGACGCTGATGCTGTTCAAGAACGGCGAAGTGGACGCCACCAAAGTGGGCGCCATGAGCAAGTCCCAGTTGGCTGCCTTCATCGACAGCAATTTGTAA
- the rho gene encoding transcription termination factor Rho encodes MNLTDLKRKPVPELIQIAESLEIEGVARAKKQDLLFAILKKLAKNGDDIYGDGVLEILPDGFGFLRGGDMSFQAGPDDIYVSPSQIRRFSLRTGDTISGKIRPPKDNERYFAMLKVEQINYEPPENAKHKINFSNLTPLFANQRFGLELGNGSSEDLTARVIDLIAPIGKGQRGLIVSPPKAGKTMIIQNIAQSIAEKNPEVYLIVLLIDERPEEVTEMQRGVKGEVISSTFDEPPARHVQVAEMVIEKAKRLVEHKRDVVILLDSITRLARAYNTVVPSSGKVLTGGVDANALERPKRFFGAARNIEEGGSLTIIATALVDTGSRMDEVIYEEFKGTGNMELHLERKLAEKRVYPAININRSGTRREEYLVEESELQKAWILRKILQPMDEMAASEFLLGKLKDTKTNAEFFNMMKK; translated from the coding sequence ATGAATCTGACCGATCTCAAGCGTAAACCCGTACCCGAACTCATCCAGATCGCCGAGTCCCTCGAAATCGAAGGCGTCGCCCGCGCCAAGAAACAAGACCTGCTGTTCGCCATCCTCAAAAAGCTGGCCAAGAACGGCGACGACATCTACGGCGACGGCGTGCTGGAAATCCTCCCCGACGGTTTCGGCTTCTTGCGCGGCGGCGACATGTCCTTCCAGGCCGGCCCCGACGACATCTACGTCTCCCCCAGCCAGATTCGCCGCTTCAGCTTGCGCACCGGCGACACCATCTCCGGCAAGATACGGCCGCCGAAGGACAACGAGCGCTATTTCGCCATGCTCAAGGTGGAACAGATCAACTACGAGCCGCCGGAAAACGCCAAGCACAAGATCAACTTCTCCAACCTCACCCCCCTCTTCGCCAACCAGCGCTTCGGCCTGGAACTGGGCAACGGCTCCTCGGAAGACCTCACCGCCCGCGTCATCGACCTCATCGCCCCCATCGGCAAAGGCCAGCGCGGCCTGATCGTCTCGCCGCCCAAGGCCGGCAAAACGATGATCATCCAGAACATCGCCCAGTCCATCGCCGAAAAGAATCCCGAGGTATACCTGATCGTGCTGCTCATCGACGAGCGCCCGGAAGAAGTGACGGAAATGCAGCGCGGCGTGAAAGGCGAAGTGATCTCCAGCACCTTCGACGAACCGCCGGCCCGCCACGTGCAGGTAGCGGAAATGGTCATCGAAAAGGCCAAACGCCTGGTGGAACACAAGCGCGACGTGGTGATCCTGCTGGACTCCATCACCCGCCTGGCGCGCGCCTACAACACCGTGGTGCCGTCCTCCGGCAAGGTGCTCACCGGCGGCGTGGACGCCAACGCCCTGGAACGCCCCAAGCGCTTCTTCGGCGCCGCCCGCAACATCGAAGAAGGCGGCAGCCTCACCATCATCGCCACCGCCCTGGTAGACACCGGCAGCCGCATGGACGAAGTGATCTACGAAGAATTCAAAGGCACGGGCAACATGGAGTTGCACCTGGAGCGCAAGCTGGCGGAAAAGCGCGTCTACCCCGCCATCAACATCAACCGCTCCGGCACCCGCCGCGAAGAATACCTGGTGGAAGAAAGCGAACTGCAAAAAGCCTGGATCCTGCGCAAAATCCTCCAGCCCATGGACGAAATGGCCGCCAGCGAATTCCTGCTGGGCAAGCTGAAAGACACCAAGACCAATGCCGAATTCTTCAACATGATGAAGAAGTAG
- the murI gene encoding glutamate racemase, with the protein MYDSGVGGVSVLRALRAALPDESYVYVADSRHAPYGDRDQAFLEARAQDIFGFFAHQRVKAVVLACNTVSVAAAASLRAAYHLPVVAMEPAIKPATRMTRSGTVLVLATAYTIQSPSVARLCRTFAGETRVMLQACPGLAEQVERGQFAARSTYELLESYVRPGVDTGADTIVLGCTHYAFLAQQIAEVAGPGVSIIEPSPAIARQLEFRLQGLRAEAGAGRQRTAFYTSGRVEDLRAFLSMVGEEEAEVSAMGDWT; encoded by the coding sequence GTGTACGACTCCGGCGTAGGCGGCGTTTCCGTTTTGCGCGCGCTGCGCGCGGCCTTGCCGGACGAGTCGTATGTCTACGTCGCCGACAGCCGCCATGCGCCGTATGGCGACCGGGATCAGGCCTTTCTGGAAGCCCGGGCGCAAGACATCTTCGGCTTTTTTGCCCATCAGCGGGTTAAGGCGGTGGTGCTGGCCTGCAATACCGTCAGCGTGGCGGCGGCGGCGTCGCTGCGTGCCGCCTATCACTTGCCCGTGGTCGCCATGGAGCCGGCCATCAAGCCGGCCACCCGGATGACGCGCTCCGGCACGGTGTTGGTGCTGGCCACGGCCTACACCATCCAAAGCCCGTCCGTCGCCCGGCTGTGCCGGACCTTCGCCGGCGAGACCCGCGTGATGCTGCAAGCCTGTCCGGGATTGGCCGAGCAAGTGGAGCGCGGGCAGTTTGCCGCCCGGTCGACTTACGAGCTGCTGGAGAGCTATGTCCGGCCCGGCGTCGACACGGGCGCCGATACCATCGTGCTCGGTTGCACCCATTACGCCTTCCTGGCGCAGCAGATTGCCGAGGTGGCGGGGCCCGGCGTTTCCATCATCGAACCTTCCCCGGCCATCGCCCGGCAGCTGGAATTTCGCTTGCAGGGCCTACGCGCCGAAGCCGGCGCAGGCCGGCAGCGGACGGCGTTTTATACGTCGGGCCGTGTGGAGGACCTGCGCGCTTTCCTAAGCATGGTGGGCGAGGAGGAAGCGGAAGTCTCGGCCATGGGCGATTGGACATAG
- a CDS encoding YkgJ family cysteine cluster protein produces the protein MEFVRRPSHRYEDPLARVWIVCAERIGFRIARSPEAYASTDGSGTVFIGSDETLDPDDSLAQMIFHELCHALVQGEDNERKPDWGLDNTRVGGDPWREHACLRLQAYLADSVGLRDFFAPTTDYRVSFWDSLPADPFYAPVEAGGRRERSCVAGRLAAWRASLPRWAGPLRDALAASAAIAAAVPREAGGEGLPSLWSTVAAPPPPHPAGHAAVAAYHAGHGCADCAWSFMERAHRRCRHAPKARLAEDAPACARWEPAAELDCLTCGACCREAYQAVEVGPREAVLKRRPDWVLKDGERHKLRREGERCAALAGGRAATESYRCEIYPDRPRTCRDFTLGSANCLDARRRVGLSL, from the coding sequence ATGGAGTTCGTGCGCCGTCCCTCCCACCGCTACGAGGATCCCCTGGCGCGGGTGTGGATCGTTTGCGCCGAGCGCATCGGCTTCCGCATCGCCCGCTCGCCGGAGGCCTACGCCTCCACCGACGGCAGCGGCACCGTCTTCATCGGCAGCGACGAAACCCTGGATCCGGACGATTCCCTGGCGCAGATGATCTTCCACGAGCTGTGCCACGCCCTGGTGCAGGGCGAGGACAACGAGCGCAAGCCGGACTGGGGCCTGGACAACACCCGCGTCGGCGGCGATCCGTGGCGGGAGCATGCCTGTCTGCGCTTGCAGGCCTACTTGGCCGATTCCGTCGGCCTGCGGGATTTTTTCGCCCCCACCACCGACTACCGCGTGAGCTTTTGGGACTCGCTGCCGGCCGATCCTTTCTATGCCCCGGTCGAGGCCGGCGGCCGGCGCGAGCGCAGTTGCGTGGCGGGCCGATTGGCCGCCTGGCGGGCGTCCTTGCCGCGCTGGGCCGGTCCGCTGCGGGACGCCCTGGCGGCCAGCGCCGCCATTGCCGCCGCAGTGCCCAGGGAAGCCGGCGGCGAGGGGTTGCCGTCGTTGTGGAGCACCGTCGCCGCGCCGCCGCCGCCGCATCCGGCCGGTCACGCAGCCGTGGCGGCCTATCACGCCGGCCACGGTTGCGCCGATTGCGCCTGGAGCTTTATGGAACGGGCGCACCGCCGCTGCCGCCACGCCCCCAAGGCCCGCCTGGCGGAAGACGCGCCGGCCTGCGCCCGCTGGGAGCCGGCCGCCGAACTGGACTGCCTCACCTGCGGTGCCTGCTGCCGCGAGGCTTACCAGGCGGTGGAAGTGGGGCCGCGCGAAGCGGTGCTGAAACGCCGGCCGGATTGGGTGCTCAAGGACGGGGAGCGCCACAAGCTGCGCCGCGAAGGCGAGCGCTGCGCCGCCCTGGCCGGCGGCCGGGCGGCCACGGAAAGCTACCGCTGCGAGATTTACCCGGACCGTCCCCGCACCTGCCGGGACTTCACCCTGGGCAGCGCCAACTGCCTGGACGCCAGGCGGCGGGTGGGGTTGTCCTTGTAA